A genomic window from Luteolibacter flavescens includes:
- a CDS encoding beta strand repeat-containing protein yields MKKNHSILRSSILLLAASLPAVVQADYFWDGTDLTADADGGAGTWDATTANWDDAVTAGNPVPWLNTQNAVFGGTAGNVSIAAGGITAANVSFNTTGYSVQGGTLAVGTGSITTAPGVDATVSSVITGSSGLTKAGTGTLTLTGLSTYTGNTTILAGTLKSVPAYPTYRYYRFEVLTKTTPSDGYNQIGELHYYKNGVRTAAIAGSQTGSGTGEQLWSNANDNKGANINDGFTKYGVGTLPYFLRFDFGTPTAFDGYNWSSGNDSTPARNPRRWKLSASNDDLNYTVIDDRSTADQAGPGTTYSWSGYLATYGVNNNSANTGFSNAYPLGQAIPVTSSLAIATGASFDMNGHPFITAGLADSGGAGGSVINSVATPVTLKVGSAGNSSFSGTISDGVGAVTVAKVGGGTQTLTGTTSNTYTGLTILGGSGKLLLAKTGGAIAIPGNVSLSSSNFGGNAAGIVLGENEQIANSAILTWTSQAYGDTSQADTFFRMNGKTETVGGLVSPNNGLAVIENRGRDDSGAYPNGVLIINVTGTNSYSYGGQIRNIDGGSNGGAIALTKTGTGTQILGGTMTGATGPAQVLGGTLRVNSSLASATVAVSGSGSILEGTGTVTGALTIDSGGVLSPGVAAAGTFIAGGAVTVGNGGMISLTGTATLNSSPVVGSGGVLSLAGTSTLGGSATIGNGGILRGVGTITGAVNAQAGSEVAPGGTSIATLNTNNSVTLAGNSTFQLNKTGATLTNDKLKGFTTITYGGTLTLSFTGDTLVLGDSFQLFEPGTSGSYAGGFTSITGLPTLPAGLNWETTSLNSTGRITVVNTASLPSFSPNGGSYVGAQSVTIASDPGSTIYYTIDGSDPVVDGPATLTGTSPVTGISIATDSVVTLKAFAAGSGLSNSAISTAVYRTATNPRWVVDADGAWSGSGNWYNGMIPSSIGAPVDFTLPQTANRVVSLDISRTVGSLTFGNTNPFTWTISNPASNTSVLTLAVPTGTPTINVQNVTSTIVSNLAGTQGLSKTGPGTLLLSGSSSYTGTTSVDGGVLAALNLAANGLNSSIGAGTTLALNGTTFRYTNAGSNGAFNRNITLGAGGGTIDTDTPTNFLFSNGVISGPGSLTKIGVRQLILNGNSTYDGDTFVNTAEVQFRTLTSFGSTVGKTVVAADARVSAGGAVIGTILENFELNGLGGGNGALQANDASTNITYGGNIVLATESGIGGGMPFAISGPISGGGGLVKVASNVVTLNGATNNTYTGVTTLGGNGKLLLAKTGGAIAISGNINMSSAANANPNNAGIVLAGDEQIANTSVITWTPTAFGGGVQQAGYLRLNGHTETVGGLVSAGNINEPAIENRGLGDGGAYNAGTLIINVAEAASYVYGGQIRNVDGGTGGGTIAITKTGLGTQTISGTHTYSGATTVNAGTLVVNSTLTASPVTVAAGGTLKGTGGTASTLTAAAGSTIAPGASVGTFSAGNTVLDGTYACEIDGATADRLTVTGSLDIAGATLNFDVLTAPTEDSYIIASYTTDLTGTFEVVDLPSGYEVVYDAELKQIRLDVAPVTGGSFASFAETYNLSGVPTDDEDGDGLQDAVEYVLGTDPTDPASANAPTASLVGGNLVFTFTRDDAALTPDISIAVEVSTTLATWPEVYEVGIDTAASDEGVVVTDGEGSDTITVTIPQGTDTAKFARLKVTVAVP; encoded by the coding sequence ATGAAAAAAAACCATAGTATCCTGAGAAGCTCCATTCTCCTTCTCGCTGCCAGTTTGCCCGCCGTTGTTCAGGCAGACTACTTCTGGGACGGCACCGACCTCACCGCGGATGCCGACGGTGGTGCCGGCACGTGGGACGCCACCACGGCAAACTGGGACGACGCCGTCACGGCGGGCAACCCCGTCCCGTGGCTCAATACCCAGAACGCCGTCTTCGGCGGCACTGCGGGCAACGTGAGCATCGCGGCAGGCGGCATCACCGCGGCCAATGTGTCCTTCAACACGACCGGATATTCCGTGCAAGGCGGCACGCTGGCGGTCGGAACCGGCAGCATCACTACTGCCCCGGGAGTCGATGCCACCGTCAGCTCGGTCATCACCGGATCATCCGGTCTCACCAAGGCGGGCACGGGCACGCTGACGCTGACCGGCCTGAGCACCTATACGGGGAATACCACCATTCTGGCGGGCACGTTGAAGTCAGTGCCAGCCTATCCCACCTACCGGTATTACAGGTTTGAGGTGCTGACCAAGACCACTCCATCCGACGGATACAACCAGATCGGCGAGCTGCACTACTACAAGAACGGGGTGAGGACAGCGGCGATCGCCGGTTCCCAGACCGGCTCCGGAACAGGTGAGCAGCTTTGGAGCAATGCGAACGACAACAAAGGGGCGAACATCAATGATGGCTTCACGAAATACGGGGTGGGAACGCTCCCTTATTTCCTGAGGTTCGACTTCGGAACGCCGACGGCTTTCGATGGTTACAACTGGTCCAGCGGGAACGACTCAACTCCTGCTCGCAACCCTCGCCGCTGGAAGCTCTCAGCAAGTAATGACGATCTCAATTACACGGTCATCGATGATCGTTCGACGGCGGATCAGGCAGGGCCCGGAACGACCTACAGTTGGTCCGGCTACCTTGCCACTTACGGCGTGAACAACAACTCTGCGAACACGGGCTTCAGCAATGCATATCCGCTTGGCCAGGCCATCCCTGTGACCTCGTCACTGGCTATCGCCACGGGTGCGAGCTTCGACATGAATGGCCACCCCTTCATCACAGCCGGACTGGCAGACTCGGGCGGAGCCGGTGGATCGGTCATCAACAGCGTCGCCACGCCGGTGACCCTGAAGGTGGGCTCGGCTGGGAATTCCAGCTTCAGCGGCACCATCAGCGACGGTGTCGGAGCGGTCACGGTGGCAAAGGTCGGTGGTGGCACCCAGACGCTCACGGGTACCACGAGCAATACCTACACCGGCCTGACCATTCTGGGTGGCAGTGGCAAGCTCCTGCTAGCCAAGACCGGCGGTGCCATCGCCATCCCGGGGAATGTCAGCCTCTCGTCTTCCAACTTCGGCGGGAACGCCGCGGGTATCGTCCTGGGTGAGAACGAGCAGATCGCAAACTCCGCGATCCTCACGTGGACCTCACAGGCCTACGGCGATACCAGTCAGGCTGACACGTTCTTCCGGATGAACGGCAAGACGGAGACGGTCGGCGGCCTGGTTTCTCCGAACAATGGTCTGGCGGTGATCGAGAATCGTGGCAGAGACGACAGTGGGGCCTATCCCAATGGCGTTCTCATCATCAATGTCACCGGAACGAACAGCTATTCCTATGGAGGTCAGATCCGCAACATTGACGGCGGCAGCAATGGCGGTGCCATCGCCCTCACCAAGACCGGGACCGGCACCCAGATCCTGGGTGGCACCATGACCGGCGCGACTGGACCTGCACAAGTGCTTGGCGGCACCCTTCGTGTGAACAGCTCGCTGGCTTCGGCGACTGTTGCCGTGAGTGGCAGCGGCAGCATTCTGGAGGGTACGGGAACCGTCACCGGTGCCCTGACCATCGACTCCGGAGGTGTGCTTTCCCCGGGTGTCGCTGCTGCAGGGACCTTCATCGCAGGCGGCGCGGTGACGGTGGGGAATGGTGGCATGATCTCGCTCACCGGTACGGCCACGCTGAATTCTTCGCCGGTCGTGGGAAGTGGCGGTGTGCTTTCCTTGGCGGGTACTTCGACGTTGGGTGGATCGGCCACCATCGGGAATGGCGGCATCCTCCGCGGTGTCGGCACTATCACCGGCGCGGTGAATGCCCAGGCAGGCTCCGAAGTCGCGCCCGGCGGGACCAGCATCGCGACGCTGAACACGAACAATTCCGTGACGCTCGCCGGTAACTCCACCTTCCAACTGAACAAGACTGGAGCCACCCTGACGAACGACAAGCTGAAGGGCTTCACCACCATCACCTACGGCGGAACGCTGACCCTCAGCTTCACGGGTGACACGCTCGTTCTTGGCGACAGCTTCCAACTCTTCGAGCCGGGAACAAGCGGGAGCTATGCCGGTGGATTCACCAGCATCACCGGTCTTCCTACCCTTCCTGCGGGATTGAATTGGGAGACCACGAGCTTGAATAGCACCGGCCGCATCACCGTGGTGAATACGGCGAGCCTCCCCAGCTTCAGCCCGAATGGCGGCAGCTACGTGGGTGCCCAGTCGGTGACCATCGCTTCGGATCCGGGCTCGACGATCTATTACACGATCGATGGCTCCGATCCGGTGGTCGATGGACCCGCAACCCTCACTGGAACGAGCCCGGTCACCGGGATCTCGATTGCGACTGACTCGGTGGTGACCCTCAAGGCCTTTGCTGCGGGCAGCGGCCTTTCGAACAGCGCGATCAGCACCGCTGTCTATCGCACGGCGACAAATCCACGATGGGTGGTCGATGCGGATGGCGCATGGTCCGGCTCCGGGAACTGGTACAACGGAATGATCCCGAGCAGCATCGGGGCTCCGGTGGACTTCACCCTACCGCAGACGGCGAACCGGGTGGTCTCACTGGATATCAGCCGGACCGTTGGCAGCCTGACCTTCGGGAACACCAATCCCTTCACCTGGACCATCTCGAATCCCGCAAGCAATACCAGCGTGCTGACCCTCGCCGTCCCCACCGGGACGCCGACGATCAACGTCCAGAATGTGACCAGCACGATTGTTTCCAATCTGGCGGGCACGCAGGGTCTGTCGAAGACCGGTCCGGGAACCCTGCTGCTTTCCGGCAGCAGTTCCTACACCGGAACGACCAGCGTCGATGGCGGCGTCCTTGCCGCGCTGAATCTGGCGGCAAACGGGCTCAACTCGTCGATTGGTGCTGGCACCACGCTGGCACTGAACGGGACGACCTTCCGCTACACGAATGCCGGTTCCAATGGTGCCTTCAACCGCAACATCACGCTCGGTGCGGGCGGCGGGACGATCGATACCGACACGCCCACCAACTTCCTGTTCTCGAACGGCGTCATCTCCGGCCCCGGATCGCTCACGAAGATCGGTGTGCGGCAGTTGATCCTGAATGGAAACAGCACGTATGACGGCGACACCTTCGTGAATACGGCGGAGGTCCAGTTCCGCACGCTCACGTCCTTCGGCAGCACGGTCGGCAAGACGGTGGTGGCTGCTGACGCGCGTGTCTCGGCAGGTGGGGCCGTGATCGGAACCATCCTCGAGAACTTCGAGCTGAACGGTCTGGGCGGCGGCAACGGTGCGCTGCAAGCGAACGATGCCAGCACCAACATCACCTACGGTGGCAACATCGTGCTTGCGACGGAAAGCGGTATTGGCGGCGGCATGCCCTTCGCCATCAGCGGTCCGATCAGCGGTGGTGGCGGTCTCGTGAAGGTCGCCAGCAACGTGGTGACGCTGAACGGTGCCACGAACAACACCTACACGGGAGTCACCACCTTGGGCGGAAATGGCAAGCTCCTGCTCGCCAAGACCGGTGGAGCCATCGCCATTTCGGGTAATATCAACATGTCCAGCGCTGCCAACGCGAACCCGAACAATGCGGGTATCGTGCTGGCCGGTGACGAGCAGATTGCGAATACCTCGGTCATCACCTGGACGCCGACTGCCTTTGGTGGCGGTGTCCAGCAGGCGGGTTACCTCCGGCTGAACGGTCACACGGAAACCGTGGGTGGACTCGTTTCCGCCGGAAACATCAATGAGCCTGCGATCGAAAACCGCGGTCTGGGAGACGGCGGCGCCTACAATGCCGGCACGCTCATCATCAATGTCGCGGAAGCGGCCAGCTATGTCTATGGCGGACAGATCCGTAATGTGGACGGCGGCACCGGTGGCGGCACCATCGCGATCACGAAGACTGGCCTCGGCACGCAGACGATTAGCGGCACGCACACCTACAGCGGTGCGACCACGGTGAACGCGGGCACCCTAGTGGTGAACTCCACTCTCACGGCCAGCCCGGTGACGGTGGCTGCGGGTGGAACGCTGAAGGGCACCGGCGGCACCGCCAGCACCCTCACGGCTGCAGCGGGATCGACCATCGCTCCGGGTGCGAGCGTCGGCACCTTCAGCGCGGGCAATACCGTGCTCGACGGCACCTACGCCTGCGAGATCGACGGTGCCACCGCCGACCGTCTCACGGTTACCGGCTCGCTCGACATCGCGGGTGCCACGCTGAACTTCGACGTGCTGACCGCACCGACCGAGGACAGCTACATCATCGCCAGCTACACCACGGACCTCACCGGCACCTTCGAGGTGGTCGATCTGCCGTCCGGCTACGAGGTGGTCTATGATGCGGAGCTGAAGCAGATCCGCCTCGATGTCGCGCCCGTCACAGGTGGCAGCTTCGCCTCCTTCGCCGAGACCTACAATCTCAGCGGTGTCCCGACGGATGACGAGGATGGAGACGGCCTGCAGGATGCGGTGGAATACGTGCTCGGCACCGACCCGACTGATCCGGCCTCCGCGAACGCCCCGACGGCGAGCCTGGTGGGTGGCAATCTGGTCTTCACCTTCACCCGTGATGACGCTGCCCTCACCCCGGACATCAGCATCGCCGTGGAAGTGAGCACCACGCTCGCGACATGGCCGGAAGTCTATGAAGTGGGCATCGATACCGCCGCGTCTGACGAAGGCGTGGTGGTCACCGACGGCGAAGGAAGCGACACCATCACCGTGACCATCCCGCAGGGAACGGACACCGCGAAATTCGCCCGCCTGAAGGTGACCGTGGCTGTTCCGTGA